The following DNA comes from Vibrio gigantis.
CACATCAATGCCTTCGACCATGATTTTACCTTGAGTCGGGTCAATCAAACGGTTGAAATGTCGAATCAAGGTCGATTTACCAGAGCCCGAAAGCCCCATGATAACGAAGATTTCGCCACGGTTGATTTCAAGGTTAATCTCTTTCAAACCAACGGTATGCCCAGTATCAGCGAGAATGTCATCTTTGTGTTCACCGTTCTGAACTCGGTTCATCACAGATAAAGGCTTTGGTCCAAACACTTTGTAGAGACCACTAATTTCAATCAATGGTTTAGTCATGCTTGAATCCTCCTAGATGTGCATTCGTTCTTTTCGCGTAAGCTTGTGAAGCGCGGTCAAAAAGAATTGCAAGGGCAACGATGGCGAAACCATTCATCAAGCCTAACGTGAAGTATTGGTTTGTGATGGATTTAAGAACCGGTTGTCCTAAGCCTTTAACACCGATCATTGACGCGATAACAACCATAGACAGAGCCATCATTATGGTTTGATTGATACCTGCCATGATTGTCGGCATTGCGAGAGGAAGTTGAACACCCCATAAGCGTTGCTTTTTGCTCGCACCAAATGCGGTAGCGGCTTCAAGGACTTCTTTGTCGACTAAGCGTATACCTAGGTTGGTTAAACGAATTACAGGTGGGATAGCGTAGATAACCACGGCAATTAGCCCTGGAATTTTACCGATGCCGAGTAGCATTACCACAGGGATTAAGTAAACGAACGCTGGCATGGTTTGCATGATATCGAGCATCGGTGTAACGATAGATTGAGCTCGATTTGAGCGAGCCATGGCAATGCCAATCGGAATGCCTAACAATATTGAAACCAAGGTACACACAGTGATGATACTGAGCGTTCGCATGGTGTCTTCCCACATGCCAAAGTAACCAATGAGAAGCAACGAAACCACGCAACCCAAAGCCAGTTTCCAAGAACGGCTCGCGGCATAAACAAGGCTTGTACACACAGCAAGGACGATAATCCAAGGTGTTGAAATAAGGAGCTTTTCAAACCAGACAAGGAATGAAAGAAGAGGGTCAAAGAGAGATTCAATCATTTCACCGTATTCACGGGAAAATTCACGGTATGCGCCATCTAGCGTCTTTTTTATGGTTCGTAAATCAGCTCGTTCCATTTCTGGAAAGCTTGATAACCAATTGCTGTCAGCCATTTTATATCCTTATAGTTCGGAGCCACGTTTTCATGCGATGGGATGACCGCGAATGAAAAAGGGCTCCGAATCATGAATAACATCAAGTATAGCGACGTTATTTCTATTCTATTGTTGAAGCGTAAGTAACGGTTAAGCTTTAGTATTTATTAAACTTAAGCACTTGTTACAGAAAATGCTTTGAAAGTCTGTTGGTTACAACTGTGCTTCAACTTTCTTAGCCACTTCTTGAGAAACCCATGGGTGCCAAACTTCAGGGAATTCACTCAAGAAATGCAGGCTTGCTTCTTCGCCATCTGCTTGATTGTCTTCCATCCATGCAAGCAGGGAGTTCATTTTATCGTTGGTGAAACCGCGCTTAGTGAAGTAGTCGTACGCTTCAGGTGCACGTGACGCAAAACTTTCAGTGGTAATGGTGTGGACAGGTGAAGGCGGGTACATGGTTGCTTTAGGGGAATCACAGTCTTCCTTAGTGGTACAGTTCAAAAACTCTTGTTCGTTAACGCCACTACCAAAGTCAACTTTGACCATATCGTATTTACCTAACACCGCGGTTGGTGCCCAGTAATAACCAAACCAAGCTTCTTCACGTTCGTAAGCTTTCGCGATAGATCCAGATAAACCGGCACTCGATCCAGGGTCTACAATGGTAAAACCGCTGTCTTCTAGCTTAAGTGCTTCAAACAAGTTACCGGCGCTGATTTGACAGTTCCAACCTGCTGGGCAGCTGTAGAATGCGGATGTATCTGGGTCTTCAGGGTGTTTAAACATACTTGCGTTTTTACGCACGCCTTCGATGGTCGCCATCTCTGGGTATTGCTTCACTAGGTAAGCTGGTACCCAAAAGCCTTCTTCACCACCGTTAACAAGTGCTTTACCCGCGTAGCGAAGACGCTTTTCTTGTACACCTTTGTCGAGAGCGTCTTTTAGGCTATTACTCCAAAGTTCTGGAGCAACATCAGGTTGGCCTTTTTCTATCATTGAAGTACCGGTTGGCATAGTGTCGCCTGGGATAAGTTCGGCATCACATCCATAACCATGTTCTAAGATGAATTGGTCAATATTGGCGATTAAAGTTGCAGAGTTCCAGTTCATATCTGCGATTGTTACGCTGCCACATTCTCCTGCGTTAGCGTTACCACTGGCTGCTGCAACTAACAAAAATAGGGAGCTTAACTTGTATTTCATATTGAGGTTCCTTTCTCTTTAATAATACAACTGAGCTAATCAAGGTAAGTTGACTATCTAAATTGCTCTTTGGCGATCCTTTCCGTTGAATTTAAACCATTTGAGCAAAGGGGAGGATGAGTCTAAATAACAGTAAATAAGGTGTTACACAGAGTCATCAGATAACATTGTCAAACTATTACAAATTCGTCAAAAATCACCTCTATTTATAATCTTAGGGAATAATCTTGCGAATTCCACCTTTGGTTCGATTTACAATCTGCTTTATTAGACTGAGTCACATAACGTGATTGTTTTGCGTTCTATTTGTTCCTAAAAGTCACTAAACCCTACAATTTGCATGTAAAATGCATTGAATAGTAATGAACGTCGTAGGTTTGAGCTTTATCTCCTTAATGCAAGAGGCTCTAGTCATCTAGGTTGCGGGGGTAAACAGGGAAGCAAAAAAGGAGATTGAAGTAGGCAGTAAGCAGCGATGCCTTGGTTAATTAAAACCACGCTCTTTACGCTTTTCTATTGCACTCATAGATTCTTTAGCAAGAGCCACTAGCTCATCGACTTTAGAAAACGCTAACTCAGATTGTTTGTCTGAGCACAGCTTTTCGACTTTTCTCGCTAAAACAGATAAGCGACGGTTCCCTAGTGCGAGCGAAGAGCTGCCCAAGGTGTGAGTCTCAAACTCTAGGTTAGACACGTCTTGTTCCTGAACGGCTTTTTGAATCAGTTTGATACGGCTTTCAGACTCCACAATATAGTGCTCGATCAACATTGGCATTACTTCGGCACATGTATCTTCAACCATTTGTTCGAGAATTTGTTCATCAACAAGGTCAGCAGGTACTTGAATTTCCACCATTGGCTGGTTGGCTATTTGATTTACTTTATCGCCCATAGCACTGATGTTCTCTATCGCTTCTGATTCGTCACGGGTATCTCTTGCTTGTATGACTGAAGTTGTAGGTTCGCAACTTTGAGTTGTTTTTACTGTATGAGGTTTCTGCTCAATAGCATGTTCCTGCTTGGTAACAAGGTGAAGGTGCAACATATCAGCGATCTGTGACATTCTCATGGGTTTTGCAAGGTAGTCATCCATACCTTGGTTTAAAAACTGCTCTCTATCACCGGCAAGTGCGTGTGCAGTCAGCGCAACGATTGGCACAGACGCTTTTTGAGTGTTAGGTAAGTTTCTGATTTCGGAACATGCTTGTAGGCCATCTTTTTCTGGCATAGAGATATCCATAAAGATGAAGTCATAGTCATTGTTTTTTACCATTTCGACAGCTTGATTCCCATCGTTCGCGATATCAATAGTCATCCCAGCATTTTTAAACATATTAACGATAACGAGTTGATTCGCTTTGTTATCTTCGGCCACTAGAATACGGCTGCTTAAAATTTTAGGGTTTAATGCCACCGAAGAAGA
Coding sequences within:
- a CDS encoding ABC transporter permease, with the translated sequence MADSNWLSSFPEMERADLRTIKKTLDGAYREFSREYGEMIESLFDPLLSFLVWFEKLLISTPWIIVLAVCTSLVYAASRSWKLALGCVVSLLLIGYFGMWEDTMRTLSIITVCTLVSILLGIPIGIAMARSNRAQSIVTPMLDIMQTMPAFVYLIPVVMLLGIGKIPGLIAVVIYAIPPVIRLTNLGIRLVDKEVLEAATAFGASKKQRLWGVQLPLAMPTIMAGINQTIMMALSMVVIASMIGVKGLGQPVLKSITNQYFTLGLMNGFAIVALAILFDRASQAYAKRTNAHLGGFKHD
- a CDS encoding ABC transporter substrate-binding protein codes for the protein MKYKLSSLFLLVAAASGNANAGECGSVTIADMNWNSATLIANIDQFILEHGYGCDAELIPGDTMPTGTSMIEKGQPDVAPELWSNSLKDALDKGVQEKRLRYAGKALVNGGEEGFWVPAYLVKQYPEMATIEGVRKNASMFKHPEDPDTSAFYSCPAGWNCQISAGNLFEALKLEDSGFTIVDPGSSAGLSGSIAKAYEREEAWFGYYWAPTAVLGKYDMVKVDFGSGVNEQEFLNCTTKEDCDSPKATMYPPSPVHTITTESFASRAPEAYDYFTKRGFTNDKMNSLLAWMEDNQADGEEASLHFLSEFPEVWHPWVSQEVAKKVEAQL